In Candidatus Methylomirabilota bacterium, the following proteins share a genomic window:
- a CDS encoding acyl-CoA dehydrogenase family protein translates to MDFQLTEQQELIRKEVAALARSFSLDYWLEKDKKAEYPWDWVKKFAQAGWLGMI, encoded by the coding sequence CACGGAGCAGCAGGAGCTGATCCGCAAGGAAGTGGCGGCGCTCGCGCGCTCGTTCTCCCTCGACTACTGGCTCGAGAAGGACAAGAAGGCCGAATACCCCTGGGACTGGGTGAAGAAGTTCGCCCAGGCGGGCTGGCTCGGGATGATC